The proteins below are encoded in one region of Sulfitobacter sp. SK012:
- a CDS encoding acyl-homoserine-lactone synthase, with protein MLRFLYADELKDYPRLASGMFTDRADQFHTRLGWEVNVGADGYEQDEYDAMNPLYVIWETPEGQHGGSMRFLPSTGPIMVNDHFSHLLCGPITSPLIWECTRFCLARSAGPHVAAALMLGGGEIMKGFGIKHFVGVFDARMVRICKRVGSSPEILGTDGEGQAAISVGLWEFDDASQSRLAIRAGIDPALTARWFQRAFGHQPTQDFAKAG; from the coding sequence ATGCTGCGATTTCTTTATGCCGACGAATTGAAGGACTACCCACGCCTTGCCAGTGGAATGTTCACGGATCGCGCAGATCAATTCCACACGCGACTTGGCTGGGAGGTCAACGTAGGCGCCGACGGCTATGAGCAAGACGAATATGACGCGATGAACCCGCTTTACGTGATCTGGGAGACGCCTGAAGGGCAGCACGGTGGCTCTATGCGGTTTTTACCCTCTACCGGCCCCATCATGGTAAACGACCACTTCAGCCATTTGCTGTGTGGCCCTATAACCAGTCCGCTCATTTGGGAATGTACCCGTTTCTGCCTGGCCCGCAGCGCAGGCCCGCACGTTGCGGCTGCTCTGATGCTGGGTGGTGGTGAGATCATGAAAGGGTTTGGGATCAAGCATTTCGTCGGCGTCTTTGATGCACGGATGGTACGGATATGTAAACGCGTAGGATCTTCCCCAGAAATTTTGGGAACAGACGGCGAAGGCCAGGCGGCGATAAGTGTGGGTTTGTGGGAGTTTGATGACGCGTCACAATCGCGTTTGGCCATCCGCGCAGGCATTGATCCGGCCCTTACGGCGCGTTGGTTTCAACGCGCGTTCGGCCACCAACCCACCCAAGATTTTGCCAAGGCAGGCTAA
- a CDS encoding helix-turn-helix transcriptional regulator, translating to MVTHRQAEQILETLEQADALEALQVAIVALRDLYEIDHMVYHWVDSAGDQYGCGTYSVAWQERYLDQNFLRIDPVVLGCYQRFHPVDWKRLDWSSKAARAFQKESLEYGLGNQGFSVPIRGPNGQFALFTANTTCDDDTWEQFGELHRRDFILIAHYFNQKALEFEPLRKPESAQPLSPREVDAMTLLAIGYSRAQVADTLSISEHTLRVYIESARFKLGAMNTTHAVARALTRGLIVV from the coding sequence ATGGTAACACATCGACAGGCAGAACAGATTTTGGAGACATTGGAGCAGGCGGACGCGCTTGAAGCTCTTCAAGTAGCGATCGTAGCGCTCAGGGATCTCTACGAAATTGACCATATGGTCTATCATTGGGTCGATAGTGCAGGGGATCAATACGGCTGCGGGACCTACTCTGTCGCGTGGCAGGAACGATACCTTGATCAGAATTTCTTGCGCATCGATCCCGTAGTACTTGGCTGCTACCAGCGATTTCACCCTGTCGATTGGAAACGGTTGGATTGGTCCAGCAAAGCCGCCCGTGCTTTCCAAAAAGAGTCGCTGGAATATGGATTGGGCAACCAGGGCTTCTCAGTGCCGATCCGCGGCCCCAATGGTCAATTCGCGCTTTTTACCGCCAACACCACATGTGACGACGATACATGGGAACAGTTTGGCGAACTCCATCGCCGAGATTTCATACTCATTGCGCATTACTTCAACCAAAAAGCGCTGGAGTTCGAACCGCTGCGCAAACCCGAAAGTGCGCAACCTCTGTCCCCCCGCGAAGTGGATGCCATGACGCTCTTGGCCATCGGCTACAGCCGGGCGCAGGTGGCAGACACGCTGTCGATCTCTGAACACACGTTGCGTGTCTATATCGAAAGTGCCCGGTTCAAGCTCGGGGCCATGAACACAACTCATGCAGTTGCGCGCGCCCTTACACGCGGATTGATCGTCGTCTGA